One segment of Carya illinoinensis cultivar Pawnee chromosome 13, C.illinoinensisPawnee_v1, whole genome shotgun sequence DNA contains the following:
- the LOC122292983 gene encoding dnaJ protein homolog: protein MFGRAPKKSDNTKYYEILGVSKSASQDDLKKAYRKAAIKNHPDKGGDPEKFKELAQAYEVLSDPEKREIYDQYGEDALKEGMGGGGGGHDPFDIFQSFFGGNPFGGGGSSRGRRQRRGEDVVHPLKVSLEDLYNGTSKKLSLSRNAICSKCKGKGSKSGASIKCSGCQGSGIKVSIRHLGPSMIQQMQHACNECKGTGETINDKDRCPQCKGEKVVQEKKVLEVIVEKGMQNGQKITFPGEADEAPDTVTGDIVFVLQQKEHPKFKRKGDDLFVEHTLYLTEALCGFQFILTHLDGRQLLIKSEPGEVVKPDQYKGINDEGMPMYQRSFMKGKLYIHFAVEFPDTLSPEQCKTLETVLPPRSSVQLTDMELDECEETTLHDVNIEEEMRRKQAQAQEAYDEDEDMPGGAQRVQCAQQ, encoded by the exons ATGTTTGGGAGGGCACCGAAGAAGAGCGACAACACTAAGTACTATGAGATTCTGGGAGTGTCAAAGAGCGCCTCGCAGGATGATTTAAAGAAGGCTTATAGGAAAGCGGCCATCAAGAACCATCCGGACAAGGGGGGCGATCCGGAAAAG TTTAAAGAGTTGGCCCAAGCTTATGAAGTTCTAAGCGACCCAGAGAAGCGTGAGATCTATGATCAGTATGGCGAGGATGCTCTCAAGGAAGGAATGggtggtggaggtggtggaCATGATCCGTTTGACATATTCCAGTCGTTCTTTGGTGGCAACCCTTTTGGTG GTGGTGGAAGCAGCAGAGGCCGCAGGCAGAGGAGGGGAGAAGATGTGGTCCATCCCCTCAAAGTTTCTTTGGAGGACCTCTACAATGGGACATCCAAGAAGCTGTCCCTCTCTCGCAATGCAATCTGCTCCAAGTGCAAGGG TAAAGGCTCCAAGTCAGGTGCTTCAATTAAATGTTCTGGTTGTCAAGGTTCTGGAATCAAAGTCTCCATTAGGCACCTTGGTCCTTCTATGATTCAGCAAATGCAGCATGCTTGCAATGAATGTAAGGGTACAGGTGAAACTATCAATGACAAGGACCGCTGCCCGCAGTGCAAGGGAGAGAAGGTTGTTCAGGAGAAGAAAGTTTTGGAAGTTATTGTAGAGAAGGGTATGCAAAATGGGCAGAAGATTACATTCCCTGGTGAAGCTGATGAAGCG cCCGATACTGTTACGGGGGACATTGTATTTGTTCTGCAACAGAAAGAACACCCCAAGTTTAAGCGGAAGGGCGATGACTTATTTGTTGAGCACACCTTGTACCTTACAGAAGCACTCTGTGGCTTCCAATTCATATTGACCCATTTGGATGGCAGGCAGCTCCTCATCAAATCTGAACCTGGAGAAGTAGTCAAGCCTG ACCAATACAAGGGTATAAATGATGAGGGAATGCCAATGTACCAGAGGTCGTTCATGAAAGGGAAATTGTACATTCACTTTGCAGTCGAATTCCCAGACACCCTAAGCCCAGAGCAGTGCAAGACACTGGAGACGGTGCTGCCTCCAAGGAGTTCGGTGCAGCTGACAGACATGGAGCTGGATGAATGCGAAGAGACTACACTGCATGATGTGAATATAGAGGAAGAAATGCGTCGCAAGCAAGCACAGGCCCAAGAGGCATACGACGAGGATGAGGACATGCCTGGTGGTGCTCAGAGGGTCCAGTGTGCTCAGCAATGA
- the LOC122290808 gene encoding RING-H2 finger protein ATL70-like: MDPTSSMDSYYDPTDQNMDVAFAYSFGFSLVIIAVIIMMAVASYYCTHKYSGSETSNGNVSLTTTGDISSSRSVVIEVIGLDEAALHRFPKLLYSQTKLNKAGDSSTASACCSICLADYRDTDLLRLLPDCGHLFHRKCVDPWLRLHPTCPVCRNFPAPTPLAKVAPLAVQQDQHM, encoded by the coding sequence ATGGACCCGACCAGCTCCATGGATTCTTATTATGATCCTACAGATCAAAACATGGATGTCGCTTTTGCTTATAGCTTCGGATTCTCCCTTGTCATCATCGCTGTTATCATAATGATGGCCGTGGCTTCTTACTACTGCACCCACAAGTATTCAGGCTCTGAAACTTCTAACGGCAACGTCTCCCTTACCACCACCGGAGATATTAGTAGCTCCCGCTCCGTGGTTATCGAAGTTATTGGCCTTGACGAAGCCGCTCTTCATAGGTTCCCGAAGTTGCTTTACTCCCAGACCAAACTCAACAAGGCTGGTGACTCTAGTACTGCTTCTGCCTGCTGCTCCATATGTTTGGCGGATTATCGAGACACTGATTTGCTTAGGCTGTTGCCTGATTGTGGCCACCTTTTCCATCGGAAATGTGTGGATCCATGGTTGCGGCTGCATCCTACTTGTCCCGTCTGTCGGAACTTTCCAGCGCCGACTCCTCTTGCTAAGGTGGCTCCCTTGGCTGTGCAACAAGATCAACACATGTAA
- the LOC122292194 gene encoding uncharacterized protein LOC122292194 — MPLAGRVRGRSRGVCYGRGRSSCEPSVRGRAPVATLNLRGDGMSTSDDSTVPPDVVPSTEPQEQWVEVDSTIPTNVEEGLVPPTRKRGRGAAKNLEFDKIRKFGPIALTIKDGETSPCCENYTIFTSRLTWLVKHHVDLSHPSWHDLPDNEKEELIARVRADFVLDWTKKNHRDTITKTLRKRFNHIRYELHKIYKSYKTNEEALANVPELVTLATWVKLCARWSSAEFRVNLIDVDCAIFYMFMIYLC, encoded by the exons ATGCCTTTAGCTGGAAGAGTTAGAGGTCGATCACGTGGTGTATGCTATGGTCGAGGGAGATCTTCCTGCGAACCAAGCGTTAGAGGTAGAGCACCCGTTGCTACATTGAATCTTAGAGGTGATGGCATGTCAACCTCAGATGACTCAACCGTGCCACCAGATGTCGTCCCAAGCACCGAACCGCAAGAGCAGTGGGTTGAGGTGGACTCAACCATACCGACAAATG TTGAAGAGGGATTAGTACCGCCTACCCGAAAACGTGGACGAGGAGCCGCAAAGAACCTCGAGTTTGACAAGATTCGAAAGTTTGGGCCGATAGCGCTAACCATAAAGGATGGTGAGACATCACCATGTTGTGAAAACTATACAATATTTACAAGTAGGCTTACATGGTTGGTGAAGCACCATGTCGACCTGAGTCACCCGAGCTGGCATGATTTACCAGATAATGAGAAGGAAGAGTTGATTGCTCGTGTTCGG GCCGACTTTGTCCTTGACTGGACGAAGAAGAATCACCGCGATACAATAACGAAGACACTTAGGAAGAGGTTCAATCATATTCGGTATGAACTTCACAAAATATACAAGAGTTACAAGACGAACGAAGAAGCTCTTGCGAATGTGCCAGAGTTGGTGACACTAGCTACTTGGGTGAAGTTATGCGCTCGATGGTCAAGCGCGGAATTTAGGGTAAATCTAATCGATGTTGATTgtgctattttttatatgtttatgatCTACTTGTGTTAA